The genomic segment TCACGCGCTCGGTCTACTCCGCGCCGCCACTGGTCGGCTTCGCCCGCCCCGTGTTCGGATATAACCCGTACTTGGCGTTCGGCTTCGGCAGCCCGTACATCGGCGGTTGGGGACCGGCCTTCAGCCCGCCGGTGGTCGCAGTGCCCGTTGCCGTTGCCGTTCCCGTTGCCGTGGGCGTCCCGGTCGTCGTCGGTGGGGCGGTCGCGGATTCGAACGAACCGGGCGATCCGACACCGGAGCCCCTGCCCATTCCGCTCCCGCCTCAGAAGGCCGCGAAGGGCGATTTCTTTGTGATCACACCCAAAAAGGAAGTCACCGTGCCGGAGGTGACCCGTGTGGCCCCGCGCCCGCCGCCCCCGCCGCGCCCGGCCCCTCCGGCGCTCGGGATCGATCCGCTCAAGCCCCCCGCGCCGGTACGCGTCGAGCTGTCCGATCCCGATCCCAAAAAAGAGGCCGCGCGGCTGATGAAGCTCGGGCGCGAGTCGTTCGCCGCCGGCGACTACGGGCGCGCGGCGGAGTTCTTCGAACGGGCGACCACCGCCGATCCCGCGGGCGCGACGGCGTACTTCTTGCAAGCCCAGGCCCAGTTCGCCGTCGGTCAGTACGTGGACGCAGCGGCCCGCATACGCGAGGGGCTGGCCCGCGACCCGAACTGGCCCAAGACCGCGTTCAAGCCAGACGAGCTATACGGCGACCGCCCCGAACGGTTCGTCGTTCACGTGGTGGCGCTCCGGAAGGCCCTGACCGCCAACCCCAACCAGGGCGCCCTCGAATTCCTGCTCGGTTACCAGTTGTGGTTCAGCGGCGAAAAGGACGAGGCGAACAAGTTCCTCCGCGCCGCCGAGAGCCACCTCGCCGCGCCGGCTCCGGCCCGGCTCTTCAAGCTGCCGTAATGCGGAGTGCAGAATGCGGAACGCGGAATAAAATGCCCCGGCGCGGCGCGCCGGGTTCCGGTTCGTGGTTCCGCGTTCCGCACCCCGCACTCGGCGTTACTTCGTATGCTCCTCCTTTCCTGCACGAACGTGTCCCGCGGGTACGGCGCGACCCCGCTGTTCGATGGCGTGGAGTTCGAGATCCACGCCGGCGAGCGGGTCGGGTTCGTCGGCCCCAACGGGGCCGGCAAGACGACGCTGCTCCGCATCCTCGCCGGCCTCGACGAGCCCGACTCCGGCAAGGTGACCCTGCACGCCGGCGCGCGGCTCGGGCTGCTCCAGCAGGTCGCCGAGTTCCCCACCGGCCGCACCCTCTTCGAGGAGGCGAAGTCCGCGTTCGACGAACTGCTCGCCATGCAGCGCGAGTTCGAGCGCGTGGCCGAGGAACTCGCGACGAGTACCGACGCGGTCAAGCACCGGCAACTGAGCGAGAAGTTCGACCGCCTCACCGAGGTGCTCCGGCACCACGACGCGTTCGAGCTGGACCACAAGGTCGAGGGCGTGCTCGCGGGCCTGGGGTTCCGGGCCGCCGACTTCGGCCGCGACGCCAACACCTTCTCCGGCGGCCAGCAGCGCCGGCTGCTGCTCGCGAAGCTGCTCCTGTCCGCCCCGGACGTGATGCTGCTCGACGAGCCGAGTAACCACCTCGACATCGGCACCACCCGCTGGCTCGAGAACTACCTGGCGCAGCAGCCCGAGGGGATGCTCGTCGTCAGCCACGACCGCTACTTCCTCGACAAGGTGACGAACAAGACGTTCGAGCTGCACGCGCGGAAGATCACGAGCTTCCCCGGGAGCTTCAAGCAGTACGTGCGCCTGCGCGACGAGAAGTACGAGCGCGAGCTAAAGGAGTTCGAGGCGCAGCGGGAGTACATCGAGAAGCAGGAGGAGTACATCCGCCGGGCGCACTACGGGCAGCTCGCCAAGCAGGCGCAGTCGCGGGTGAAGGTGCTCGACAAGATCGAGCGCCTGGAGAAGCCGACGAAGGTGAGCGGCCCCGACATCGCGTTCAGCGAGGTGGCCCGGTCCGGCGACATCGTGTTCCACGCGGAAGACCTGACCAAGCGCTACGGCGACAAGGTGCTCTTCGACAAGCTGAGCTTCGACCTGCCCCGCGGCAAGCGCCTCGGCATCATGGGCGCGAACGGCTGCGGCAAGACGACGCTCCTGAAGATCCTTCTGGGTGAGGAGGAGCCGACGAGCGGCGAGGTCCACCGCGGGCACCTCGTGTTCCCGGGCTACCTGGACCAGCACCTCGCGATCCTCGACCCCGAAAAGAGCGTGATGCGGGCGGTGTGGCCGGACGACGACCCGCAGCAGACCGAGCAGAAGATGCGCGACCTGCTCGGCAGCTTCGGGCTCCAGGGCGAGATCGTCGAGCACCCGATCAAGTCGCTCTCCGGCGGCGAGCGGTCGCGGGCGGCGCTCGCGAAGCTCACCGTGAACGGCGCGAACCTGCTGATCCTCGACGAGCCGACCAACCACCTCGACATCTGGGCCTGCGACTCGCTCGAGCAGGCGCTCAAGGCGTTCGAGGGCACCTGCATCGTGGTGAGCCACGACCGGTACTTCCTGAACCGGGTGGCGGACCTCATGATCGTTTTCAAGGGGGAACCCCCCGCGGGTTCCCCCGTCCCCCCTCCTGGTTTCGCCGACGGCACCACCGAAGTCGTCTACGGCAACTACGACACCTACGAGCTGTTGCGCCAGGCCCGCGAGCAGGCCGATAAGGCCGGCGGGAAGCGCGAACCGACCGGCGAGGCGACCTCCGGGCGCCGGTCCGGGGCCGCGGAAGCGTCCGGCGACGCCAAGCCCGCGAAGCGCAAACGGAAGTTCCCCTACCGCAAGGTGCCGGACCTCGAAGCGGACATCGCCGCCACCGAGCAGAAGATCGCGGACCTGGAGACCGCGCTCCAATCGCCCGACGTGTACCGCGACGCGACCCGCGTGCGCGACACGATGACCGAGCTGGAGAAGGCCAAGGACGCGCTCGCGCAGTTGTACCAGCACTGGGAAGAGGCGGTAGAATTAAACGGGTAGCGCAAGCTCCCTTGAGCCGACCGAGATGGCCCCGGGCCGGAGCGCCGGGTACGATGCGCCCATGTTGAACGTGAGTCGCCTGGTCGGCACGCACGACGTGCTGCTCGTCACCCTCGACACGCTCCGGTACGACGTGGCCGCCCGGCTCCACGCGGGCGGGCGCACCCCGTTCTTATCGGCCGTCCTGCCGGACGGCGGGTGGGAACGGCGGCACACGCCGGGCAGCTTCACGTTCGCCGCGCACGCCGCCTTCTTCGCCGGGTTCCTCCCCACGCCCGCCGCACCGGGCCGCCACCCGCGTCCGTTCGCGCTCCGGTTCCCCGGCAGCGAAACGACCGCGCCGGAAACGGCCGTCTTTGATGCGCCCGATATTGTCGCGGGCTTCCGGGGCCGCGGCTATCACACGCTCTGCGTCGGCGGGGTCGGGTTCTTCAACAAGCTCACGCCGCTGGGCGGCGTGCTGCCGGGACTGTTCGACGAGAGCTACTGGGCGCCGGAACTCGGCGTCACCGATCCGCGCTCGACCGAAAACCAGGTGCGCCTCCTGCTCGGGCGCGTCGCCGAACACCCGCCACTGCGGCGGGTGTTCGCGTTCCTCAACGTGTCCGCCGTTCACCAGCCGAACCGCTTCTACCTGCCCGGGGCCGCGGACGATACCATCGAGTCGCACGCGGCGGCGCTCGAGTACGCGGACGCGCACCTCGGCCGGCTGTTCGCGGGGCTGCGCACGCGCGGGCCGTGGCTGGTCGTCATCTGTTCGGACCACGGCACCGCGTACGGCGAGGACGGGTACACCGGGCACCGTCTGGCACACCCCTCTGTGTGGAACGTGCCCTATGCTGAATTTGTCCTGAACCATTCCACGGACGCGCCGACGGAGCCGGTCGAGAAACGGGAGAACGAATGACCGCGACCGAGCCCCACCCGGTGCTACGCGGCAGCCCGTACCGGGCCTACGTGTACGCCTATCCGCACAAAACCGCGTACCGATCCTTCGCCCCGCGTGCGCTGCGTGACGTGTGGGCCGGTGACCCGCGCGACGCACTGTTCCTGTACGTTCACGTGCCGTTCTGCACCATGCGGTGCGGGTTCTGTAACCTGTTCACCACCGCCAACCCGAAGCCGGATCTCGTCACCTTCTATCTGGACGCCCTGCGCCGACAGGCCGAAGCCGTGCGGGAAGCGCTGCCGGACGCGCGGTTCACTCAGATGGCGATCGGCGGCGGCACCCCGACGTACCTGAGCGAATCGGAACTGGCCGAGCTATTCGACATCGTCGCGAGCGTGACGGGCGCCGGTGCGGACGCGACCCCCGCCGGCGTGGAGGTGTCGCCGGACACGCTCACGCCGGGGAAAGTGGCGCTACTCGGGGCGCGCGGAGTGGACCGCGTGAGCATCGGGGTGCAGTCGTTCATCGAAGCGGAGGCCGCGAACTCCGGCCGACCGCAATCGCGCACCGACGTGGACGCCGCGCTGACGCTGCTCGCGGGGGCGGGCTTCGGTACAGTCAACATCGACCTCATCTACGGGTTGCCCGGCCAGACGGTCGAAACGTGGCTGTACTCGCTCCGCGCCGCGCTCCGCTATGAGCCCGAGGAACTGTACCTGTACCCGCTGTACGTCCGCCCGCTGACCGCACTGGGCCAGTCGCACAAGGAGTGGGACGACACCCGGCTCGCGTGCTACCGCGAGGCCCGCGACGTCCTGCTCGCCGCGGGCTACGAGCAGGTGTCCATGCGGATGTTCCGAACGCGGAACGCGGAACGCGGAACGCGGAGTGAAAACCCAGAATCAGCGCGGAATGCGGAGCGCGGAACGCGGAGTGAAAGCCGGGAGCCTGCGTCTTTCATTCCGCGTTCCGCGTTCCGCGCTCCGCCCTTGAGGTATTGCTGCCAGGACGACGGAATGGTCGGGCTGGGCTGCGGCGCGCGGTCGTACACGCGGAGTTTGCATTACGCGCTCGACTACGCCGTCCGGCCGAAGAGTGTGAAGGGCATCATCGCCGATTACCTCGCGCGGACCCGCGCCGAACTGGCGACCGCGGACCACGGGTTCGCCCTCGACGACGGCGAACGGCGCCGGCGCTACCTGCTCCAGTCGGTTCTGAACGTCGAAGGTCTGGACGTGGCCCGGTACGTCGCGCGGTTCGGCTGCGACCCGGCCGCCGATTTCCCCGATCTGCACGTGTTCGAGGAGGCGGGACTGGTGGTGCTCGAACGCGTACCACGAGAGGGAACCACCCACCGAACGTGGCGCCCGACGCCGCTCGGGCTGGAGCGCTCCGACGCGCTCGGTCCGTGGTTCATCTCGGACCGCGTGCGCACCCTTATGGCGGGGTACGAAGCGAAATGAACCTGTCGATTTTGTACCGCGGGCCGCTGTCGAGTTGCAACTACGGGTGCGACTACTGCCCGTTCGCGAAGCACACCGAAACGGCCGAGGAGCTCGCCCACGACCGCGCCTGTCTGGAGCGATTCGTCGCGTGGGCGGGCACGCGCGGGACCGCCTCACTCGGGGTGCTGTTCACACCCTGGGGCGAGGCACTGGTCCGCAAGTGGTACCAGTCCGCGCTCGCGGCCCTCACGCGGATGCCGCACGTCACCAAGGCCGCGATCCAGACGAACCTCTCGTGCAAGCTCGACTGGGTGGAGGAGTGCGACAAGGCGAAGCTCGCGCTGTGGTGTACGTTTCACCCGTCCGAAACCACACGCGAACGGTTCCTGGCGAAGTGTCGCGAACTGCTCGACCGCGGGGTGCGGTTCAGCGTCGGCGTGGTGGGCTTGAAGGAACACTTCGCGGAGATCGAGGCGCTGCGCCGCGAACTGCCGTCGGACGTGTACCTGTGGGTGAACGCGTACAAGCGCGGGCGAGGCAAAGAACCCACCCCCAGCCCCTCGGTTCGCTCCCCGGCCCTGTCAGCGGAGCTTCTCGCGGGCCGGGGGAAGGGAGGGGAGCAAGCCCTCCGGATCTCTACCGCATCAGGAGGGCTCCAGGAGGCTCCGCGCGCGTTCACCCCCCTCCCTTTAGGGAGGGGGGCTGGGGGGGTGGGTTCTTTGGGGCGCGGTCTTCTTTACTATACCCCCGAAATGGTCGCAGACCTCACGCGCATCGACCCGCTGTTCCCGGTGAACGACACGTACCACGCGAGCCGGGGCGAGGCGTGTCGGGCGGGGCAAAGCGTCATCTCGGTCGATGGCGACGGCACCGTGCGGCGGTGCCACTTCATCAAGGAGCCGATCGGCAACATCTACGCCGCGGACTTCGACGCGTGCCTGCGCGAGCGCCCGTGTACCAACGACACCTGCGGCTGCCACATCGGCTACGTCCACCTCGACCGGCTCAAGTTGTACGACACGTTCGGGGACGGCGTGCTGGAACGAATCCCACTCGGCTACCGGTGAAACGAGGGCGATCATGCGCGACGTGTTCGAGCGAGCGATCATCGAGAACCCGGACGACGTGGCCAGTTACTCGGCCTACGCCGACTGGCTCCAGGAACAGGGCGACCCGCGGGGCGAGTTCATCGCGGTGCAACTCGCCCTCGAAGACGAATCGCGCCCAAAGGAGGCACGCGAGGCGCTGAAGGCGCGGGAGACGGAATTGCTCGCCGAGTACGAACGCGAGTGGCTGGGGGAACTGGCGCAGTTCGTGTTGGACGCGGAACCGGTCTACCGCGACATTCCGCGAATCGAAGCCGAGTTCACTCGCGGCTGGCTGACCGGTCTGGAATGTCGCTCACTTTCGGTTAACGAGGCCCGCGCGCTCGCACGCACCCCGGAAGGCAAGATGCTGCGCCGGTTGCTCGTTCACGGCGCCGCGTACGAGACGTCGGGCGACGCACCGGCGCGCGGCAGCGACTCGTGCTACGCACCCGGCCCCGACGTGCCGGAGAACATCGACCAGTACGACGGGCCGTCGCTCTACGCCCTCACTCACGTGCCGCATTTGGCCGGTGTGCGCGTCTTCCGGTACGGCGACGGCCCGACCGTTCCGGGCGACGACGGAGAGCGACACGGGCCGTGTCACACGAGCGGGGCGTTCGTCCACGGAGTCGTCGCACGGATGCCGCAGTTAGAAGAACTGTACCTGTACGCCCACAGTATGGAGCCGGCCGCGCTCTTTGCTCTACCGCTGTCACGGCTCCGGATTCTGCGCGTCGATCACGAAATGTCCTACCCACTCGACGTTCTGGCCGCGAACTCGTTGCTCGGCAACCTCACGCACATCCTCTGCCACCCACACGCACAACGACCGGAGGACCCGCACGCTTACATCCGCCTCGACCAACTCCGCGC from the Frigoriglobus tundricola genome contains:
- a CDS encoding STM4011 family radical SAM protein, with protein sequence MNLSILYRGPLSSCNYGCDYCPFAKHTETAEELAHDRACLERFVAWAGTRGTASLGVLFTPWGEALVRKWYQSALAALTRMPHVTKAAIQTNLSCKLDWVEECDKAKLALWCTFHPSETTRERFLAKCRELLDRGVRFSVGVVGLKEHFAEIEALRRELPSDVYLWVNAYKRGRGKEPTPSPSVRSPALSAELLAGRGKGGEQALRISTASGGLQEAPRAFTPLPLGRGAGGVGSLGRGLLYYTPEMVADLTRIDPLFPVNDTYHASRGEACRAGQSVISVDGDGTVRRCHFIKEPIGNIYAADFDACLRERPCTNDTCGCHIGYVHLDRLKLYDTFGDGVLERIPLGYR
- a CDS encoding TIGR02996 domain-containing protein, whose amino-acid sequence is MRDVFERAIIENPDDVASYSAYADWLQEQGDPRGEFIAVQLALEDESRPKEAREALKARETELLAEYEREWLGELAQFVLDAEPVYRDIPRIEAEFTRGWLTGLECRSLSVNEARALARTPEGKMLRRLLVHGAAYETSGDAPARGSDSCYAPGPDVPENIDQYDGPSLYALTHVPHLAGVRVFRYGDGPTVPGDDGERHGPCHTSGAFVHGVVARMPQLEELYLYAHSMEPAALFALPLSRLRILRVDHEMSYPLDVLAANSLLGNLTHILCHPHAQRPEDPHAYIRLDQLRALCRSPHLPRLTYLQLCLTDFGDEGAEEVIASGVLKRLRVLDLSYGCMTDSGAIALAACSDLKNLSLLDLTMNSLTEVGIAALTATGVPFKADQQHAEHPSRIDEHGYLEYLSYGDIE
- a CDS encoding STM4012 family radical SAM protein, which gives rise to MTATEPHPVLRGSPYRAYVYAYPHKTAYRSFAPRALRDVWAGDPRDALFLYVHVPFCTMRCGFCNLFTTANPKPDLVTFYLDALRRQAEAVREALPDARFTQMAIGGGTPTYLSESELAELFDIVASVTGAGADATPAGVEVSPDTLTPGKVALLGARGVDRVSIGVQSFIEAEAANSGRPQSRTDVDAALTLLAGAGFGTVNIDLIYGLPGQTVETWLYSLRAALRYEPEELYLYPLYVRPLTALGQSHKEWDDTRLACYREARDVLLAAGYEQVSMRMFRTRNAERGTRSENPESARNAERGTRSESREPASFIPRSAFRAPPLRYCCQDDGMVGLGCGARSYTRSLHYALDYAVRPKSVKGIIADYLARTRAELATADHGFALDDGERRRRYLLQSVLNVEGLDVARYVARFGCDPAADFPDLHVFEEAGLVVLERVPREGTTHRTWRPTPLGLERSDALGPWFISDRVRTLMAGYEAK
- a CDS encoding ABC-F family ATP-binding cassette domain-containing protein, which translates into the protein MLLLSCTNVSRGYGATPLFDGVEFEIHAGERVGFVGPNGAGKTTLLRILAGLDEPDSGKVTLHAGARLGLLQQVAEFPTGRTLFEEAKSAFDELLAMQREFERVAEELATSTDAVKHRQLSEKFDRLTEVLRHHDAFELDHKVEGVLAGLGFRAADFGRDANTFSGGQQRRLLLAKLLLSAPDVMLLDEPSNHLDIGTTRWLENYLAQQPEGMLVVSHDRYFLDKVTNKTFELHARKITSFPGSFKQYVRLRDEKYERELKEFEAQREYIEKQEEYIRRAHYGQLAKQAQSRVKVLDKIERLEKPTKVSGPDIAFSEVARSGDIVFHAEDLTKRYGDKVLFDKLSFDLPRGKRLGIMGANGCGKTTLLKILLGEEEPTSGEVHRGHLVFPGYLDQHLAILDPEKSVMRAVWPDDDPQQTEQKMRDLLGSFGLQGEIVEHPIKSLSGGERSRAALAKLTVNGANLLILDEPTNHLDIWACDSLEQALKAFEGTCIVVSHDRYFLNRVADLMIVFKGEPPAGSPVPPPGFADGTTEVVYGNYDTYELLRQAREQADKAGGKREPTGEATSGRRSGAAEASGDAKPAKRKRKFPYRKVPDLEADIAATEQKIADLETALQSPDVYRDATRVRDTMTELEKAKDALAQLYQHWEEAVELNG
- a CDS encoding STM4013/SEN3800 family hydrolase, with protein sequence MLNVSRLVGTHDVLLVTLDTLRYDVAARLHAGGRTPFLSAVLPDGGWERRHTPGSFTFAAHAAFFAGFLPTPAAPGRHPRPFALRFPGSETTAPETAVFDAPDIVAGFRGRGYHTLCVGGVGFFNKLTPLGGVLPGLFDESYWAPELGVTDPRSTENQVRLLLGRVAEHPPLRRVFAFLNVSAVHQPNRFYLPGAADDTIESHAAALEYADAHLGRLFAGLRTRGPWLVVICSDHGTAYGEDGYTGHRLAHPSVWNVPYAEFVLNHSTDAPTEPVEKRENE
- a CDS encoding tetratricopeptide repeat protein, with amino-acid sequence MMRLVLAVVGILAVSEQAPVRAQLRVGPAHPHGPGHVPGPVHTAGHAFRSGGGLPAVSPQFRVNGFSGGFVTRSVYSAPPLVGFARPVFGYNPYLAFGFGSPYIGGWGPAFSPPVVAVPVAVAVPVAVGVPVVVGGAVADSNEPGDPTPEPLPIPLPPQKAAKGDFFVITPKKEVTVPEVTRVAPRPPPPPRPAPPALGIDPLKPPAPVRVELSDPDPKKEAARLMKLGRESFAAGDYGRAAEFFERATTADPAGATAYFLQAQAQFAVGQYVDAAARIREGLARDPNWPKTAFKPDELYGDRPERFVVHVVALRKALTANPNQGALEFLLGYQLWFSGEKDEANKFLRAAESHLAAPAPARLFKLP